The Streptomyces sp. HUAS CB01 genome has a segment encoding these proteins:
- a CDS encoding acyl-CoA dehydrogenase family protein, with the protein MDLTYTEEEEAFRAGLRDWLGVALPELPPRPPPDDWPARRAHDSAWQRALYDAGYADVHWDASPTRRLIFLEETEKAGAPYVGANFVGLLHAGPTVAAEGTREQRERWLPPILRGDEIWCQGFSEPDAGSDLASLRTRAVRDGDSYVVTGAKIWTSHAEVADWCELLVRTDPEAPRHRGISWLAMPMDAPGVTVRPLRTLAGSAEFAEVFLDEVRVPVANRVGEENDGWRVTMVTLSFERGTAFVGEVVACRRTLAALARTAREDGRWDDAVLRRRLGRLNAEFGALWRLTQWNVSEAEATGGVPGTGGSVFKLRYSHARQELYDTAAEVLGPDALDLSREWTLDRLSSLSYTIAAGTSQIQRNIVAERILGLPKER; encoded by the coding sequence GTGGACCTCACGTACACGGAGGAGGAGGAGGCCTTCCGGGCCGGGCTGCGGGACTGGCTCGGCGTCGCCCTGCCCGAACTCCCGCCCCGGCCCCCGCCCGACGACTGGCCGGCCCGCCGCGCCCACGACAGCGCCTGGCAGCGGGCGCTCTACGACGCCGGATACGCGGACGTGCACTGGGACGCGTCCCCGACCCGGCGGCTGATCTTCCTGGAGGAGACCGAGAAGGCCGGGGCGCCGTACGTCGGCGCGAACTTCGTGGGACTGCTGCACGCCGGCCCGACCGTCGCCGCCGAGGGCACGCGCGAACAGCGTGAGCGCTGGCTGCCGCCGATCCTGCGCGGCGACGAGATCTGGTGCCAGGGCTTCAGCGAGCCGGACGCCGGCTCCGACCTCGCCTCCCTGCGGACCAGGGCCGTCCGGGACGGCGACTCCTACGTCGTGACCGGCGCCAAGATCTGGACGTCGCACGCCGAGGTCGCCGACTGGTGCGAACTGCTCGTGCGCACCGACCCGGAGGCGCCCCGCCACCGCGGCATCAGCTGGCTGGCGATGCCGATGGACGCGCCCGGCGTCACCGTCCGGCCGCTGCGCACCCTCGCGGGCTCGGCCGAGTTCGCGGAGGTCTTCCTCGACGAGGTGCGGGTGCCGGTCGCGAACCGGGTGGGGGAGGAGAACGACGGCTGGCGGGTCACGATGGTGACGCTGTCCTTCGAACGCGGCACCGCCTTCGTCGGCGAGGTCGTCGCCTGCCGCCGCACGCTCGCCGCACTGGCCCGCACGGCACGGGAGGACGGTCGCTGGGACGACGCCGTCCTGCGCCGCCGGCTCGGCAGGCTGAACGCGGAGTTCGGCGCCCTGTGGCGGCTCACGCAGTGGAACGTCAGCGAGGCCGAGGCCACCGGCGGCGTTCCCGGCACCGGCGGCTCGGTCTTCAAGCTCCGCTACTCCCACGCCCGCCAGGAGCTGTACGACACGGCCGCCGAGGTGCTCGGCCCGGACGCGCTCGACCTGTCCCGCGAGTGGACCCTCGACCGGCTGTCGTCGCTGTCGTACACCATCGCCGCCGGCACCTCGCAGATCCAGCGGAACATCGTCGCCGAGCGGATCCTCGGCCTGCCGAAGGAGCGGTGA
- a CDS encoding amidohydrolase family protein, translated as MERELPRIISVDDHVIEPAHLFETWLPAKYRDRGPRPLTAGIGELAYVGGKYQITMDPDGPPTDWWIYEDLKFPYKRNIAAVGFDRDDMTLEGITRAEMRRGCWDPRARLEDMDLNHVEASLCFPTFPRFCGQTFAEAEDKEVALACVRAYNDWMVEEWCGDSGGRLIPLCIIPLWDIDLAVAEIRRNAARGVRAVTFSEIPTHLGLPSIHSGYWDPFFAACQETGTVVNMHIGSSSQMPAASPDAPPAVQASLSFNNAMASMMDFLFSGVLVKFPALKLAYSEGQMGWIPYALERADDVWQEHRAWGGVRDLVPEPPSTYYYRQIFCCFFRDKHGVASLDVVGRDNATFETDYPHVDSTFPHTREVALDHVKDLDDETVHKLMRGNAIRMLGLDLDT; from the coding sequence ATGGAACGGGAACTGCCTCGGATCATCAGCGTCGACGACCATGTGATCGAGCCCGCGCATCTCTTCGAGACCTGGCTGCCGGCGAAGTACCGGGACCGCGGACCCCGGCCCCTCACCGCGGGCATCGGCGAGCTCGCCTACGTCGGCGGGAAGTACCAGATCACGATGGACCCGGACGGGCCGCCCACGGACTGGTGGATCTACGAGGACCTGAAGTTCCCGTACAAGCGCAACATCGCCGCCGTCGGCTTCGACCGCGACGACATGACGCTGGAGGGGATCACCCGGGCCGAGATGCGGCGCGGCTGCTGGGACCCCAGGGCCCGGCTGGAGGACATGGACCTCAACCACGTCGAGGCGTCCCTGTGCTTCCCGACCTTCCCCCGCTTCTGCGGCCAGACCTTCGCCGAGGCCGAGGACAAGGAGGTCGCGCTCGCGTGCGTCCGCGCCTACAACGACTGGATGGTGGAGGAGTGGTGCGGCGACAGCGGCGGCCGCCTCATCCCCCTCTGCATCATCCCCCTGTGGGACATCGACCTCGCGGTGGCCGAGATCCGGCGCAACGCGGCCCGTGGCGTGCGCGCCGTGACCTTCTCCGAGATCCCCACCCACCTGGGGCTGCCGTCGATCCACTCCGGCTACTGGGACCCGTTCTTCGCCGCCTGCCAGGAGACCGGCACGGTCGTCAACATGCACATCGGCTCGTCCTCCCAGATGCCGGCCGCCTCGCCCGACGCCCCTCCCGCCGTCCAGGCGTCCCTCTCCTTCAACAACGCGATGGCGTCGATGATGGACTTCCTCTTCAGCGGGGTGCTGGTGAAGTTCCCGGCGCTCAAGCTCGCGTACAGCGAGGGCCAGATGGGCTGGATCCCGTACGCCCTGGAACGCGCGGACGACGTGTGGCAGGAGCACCGGGCCTGGGGCGGCGTGCGCGACCTCGTCCCCGAGCCGCCGTCCACGTACTACTACCGGCAGATCTTCTGCTGCTTCTTCCGCGACAAGCACGGTGTTGCCTCGCTCGACGTCGTGGGGCGCGACAACGCCACCTTCGAGACGGACTACCCGCACGTCGACTCGACCTTCCCGCACACCAGGGAGGTCGCCCTGGACCATGTGAAGGACCTCGACGACGAGACCGTCCACAAGCTGATGCGCGGCAACGCGATCCGGATGCTCGGACTGGACCTGGACACGTAG
- a CDS encoding class I adenylate-forming enzyme family protein yields MTDTAHSLGASRTLWELIDRRARLTPDRTVLLQEDRRITFGELRERCERVAAGLYARGVRPGTVVAWQLPTRIETVLLAGALARIGAVQSPVIPFYRDREVGFALDACAAEFFAVPGVWRGFDHTAMAGRIGARGVFEAYGELPDGDPSALPPPPADGTEVRWIYWTSGTTSDPKGVLHTDRSLIAGGSCLAHALRLTSDDVGSIAFPFAHIGGADYLVMMLLYGFPAVLFERFALPEALDTYRRHGVTTAGGSTAFYSMFLAEQRKQPDEPVVPTLRLLAGGGAPKPPELYHAVVREMGVQLTHGYGMTEVPMVTMGSPDDRPEDLATTEGRPPEGMEIRIVDGEVRLRGEAVCRGYLDPGQTAAVFDADGFLITGDLGHLTESGHLVLTGRLKDVIIRKGENVSAKEIEDLLHTHPGVGEAAVIGLPDVERGERVCAVVEQPEGAGPLSLDEVTEYLRGAGLAVHKLPEQLELVDALPRNDTLRKVLKYKLRERFTGADTTSRT; encoded by the coding sequence GTGACCGACACCGCACACTCCCTGGGCGCCTCCCGCACGCTCTGGGAGCTCATCGACCGCCGCGCCCGGCTCACCCCCGACCGCACCGTCCTGCTCCAGGAGGACCGTCGCATCACCTTCGGCGAACTGCGCGAGCGCTGCGAACGGGTCGCCGCCGGCCTGTACGCGCGCGGCGTGCGGCCCGGCACGGTCGTGGCCTGGCAGCTGCCCACCAGGATCGAGACCGTCCTGCTCGCCGGGGCGCTGGCCAGGATCGGCGCGGTGCAGTCCCCGGTGATCCCCTTCTACCGGGACCGCGAGGTCGGCTTCGCCCTGGACGCCTGCGCGGCGGAGTTCTTCGCCGTGCCGGGCGTGTGGCGCGGCTTCGACCACACGGCGATGGCCGGCCGGATCGGCGCCCGCGGGGTCTTCGAGGCGTACGGGGAACTGCCCGACGGCGATCCCTCCGCCCTGCCCCCGCCGCCCGCGGACGGAACCGAGGTGCGCTGGATCTACTGGACCTCCGGCACCACCTCCGACCCCAAGGGAGTCCTGCACACCGACCGGTCGCTGATCGCGGGCGGCTCCTGCCTCGCCCACGCGCTGCGGCTGACGTCCGACGACGTCGGCTCCATCGCCTTCCCGTTCGCCCACATCGGCGGTGCGGACTACCTGGTGATGATGCTGCTGTACGGCTTCCCCGCCGTGCTCTTCGAGAGGTTCGCCCTCCCGGAGGCGCTGGACACCTACCGCAGGCACGGGGTCACCACGGCCGGCGGGTCCACGGCCTTCTACTCGATGTTCCTCGCCGAGCAGCGCAAGCAGCCGGACGAGCCCGTCGTCCCCACCCTCCGGCTGCTGGCCGGCGGGGGCGCCCCCAAGCCTCCCGAGCTGTACCACGCCGTCGTACGGGAGATGGGCGTGCAGCTCACCCACGGCTACGGCATGACCGAGGTCCCCATGGTCACGATGGGGTCGCCGGACGACCGCCCGGAGGACCTCGCGACGACCGAGGGTCGGCCGCCCGAGGGCATGGAGATACGGATCGTCGACGGCGAGGTGCGGCTGCGCGGCGAGGCCGTCTGCCGGGGCTATCTGGACCCCGGGCAGACCGCGGCCGTGTTCGACGCCGACGGCTTCCTGATCACCGGGGACCTGGGACACCTCACCGAGTCCGGCCATCTCGTCCTGACCGGACGGCTCAAGGACGTCATCATCCGCAAGGGCGAGAACGTCTCGGCCAAGGAGATCGAGGACCTGCTCCACACGCACCCCGGCGTCGGCGAGGCGGCGGTGATCGGACTGCCGGACGTGGAACGCGGCGAGCGGGTCTGCGCCGTGGTCGAACAGCCCGAGGGCGCGGGACCGCTGAGCCTGGACGAGGTCACGGAGTACCTGCGCGGCGCGGGTCTCGCCGTCCACAAGCTCCCGGAACAGCTGGAGCTCGTGGACGCGCTCCCCCGCAACGACACACTGCGCAAGGTGCTCAAGTACAAGCTGCGCGAGCGGTTCACTGGGGCGGACACGACATCCAGGACGTGA
- a CDS encoding TOBE domain-containing protein, giving the protein MSLSIRNQLPGTVIAVSGGPAMATVRIRLDSGEEVTSAVTADAVAELGIFPGGAVSALMKASEVALATARVEGVSIRNQLPGTVTSVTPGSAVAAVRMRLDGGQDLTAVITKDALDELGLTEGSSAVALVKATEISLSTA; this is encoded by the coding sequence ATGAGCCTGAGCATCCGCAACCAGCTGCCCGGCACCGTGATCGCGGTCTCCGGCGGCCCCGCCATGGCGACGGTGAGGATCCGCCTCGACAGCGGTGAGGAGGTCACCTCGGCCGTGACCGCCGACGCCGTCGCGGAGCTGGGCATCTTTCCGGGCGGTGCGGTCAGCGCCCTGATGAAGGCCAGTGAGGTCGCGCTCGCCACGGCGCGCGTGGAGGGCGTCAGCATCCGCAACCAGCTGCCCGGCACGGTGACCTCGGTGACCCCGGGCTCGGCGGTGGCCGCCGTCCGGATGCGGCTGGACGGCGGCCAGGACCTGACCGCCGTGATCACCAAGGACGCCCTGGACGAACTCGGGCTCACGGAGGGCAGTTCCGCGGTCGCCCTGGTCAAGGCGACGGAGATCTCGCTCTCCACCGCCTGA
- a CDS encoding zf-HC2 domain-containing protein, which yields MSGPLNGGRGPGGPDDAPGAAPRIPGPRAAGDDLSPPDVLPSPPPEPLAHGVLKSLLGAWALAACSAEETAAVEEHLTGCAPCAEEALRLRDAVGLLQTDRDLDLDPLLRSRVLENCLGRRPARIPVPAWAGAYDAETARLDALLRDIGDSEWHAPVRLKWFDGEEKVSRRTTVAGVIGHLMSVDGLVASALGLGDPAGPDAPVSPAERTERLWSSGERPVTRSVRGPWREQSHALVRTVSFAGQGVEQLSVTYGDFALPLQDAMLDRAFECWVHADDIAAAVAYPYEPPSGAHLHRMIDLAVRLLPAVLAARRRAGLAAPARRLVAAGSPGRSLHLEVEGAGGGHWYIALDSPAAVGDPDHAVAQIALDGVEFCQLVAGHVPPADAAAGQDGDREAVRDVLFAAASLSRL from the coding sequence ATGAGCGGGCCCCTGAACGGCGGCCGCGGTCCCGGCGGTCCCGACGACGCACCGGGCGCCGCGCCGCGCATACCCGGACCGCGGGCGGCGGGGGACGACCTCTCGCCGCCGGACGTACTGCCCTCGCCGCCGCCGGAGCCCCTGGCCCACGGTGTGCTCAAGTCGCTGCTCGGCGCCTGGGCGCTGGCGGCGTGCTCGGCCGAGGAGACCGCGGCGGTGGAGGAGCACCTCACCGGCTGCGCGCCCTGCGCCGAGGAGGCCCTGCGGCTGCGGGACGCCGTGGGTCTGCTGCAGACCGACCGCGATCTCGACCTGGACCCGCTGCTGCGCTCCCGGGTGCTGGAGAACTGCCTGGGGCGGCGGCCCGCCCGGATCCCGGTGCCCGCCTGGGCGGGTGCCTACGACGCGGAGACAGCCCGGCTGGACGCGCTGCTGCGGGACATCGGGGACTCGGAGTGGCACGCTCCGGTGCGGCTGAAGTGGTTCGACGGCGAGGAGAAGGTGAGCCGCAGGACGACGGTCGCCGGGGTGATCGGCCATCTCATGTCCGTGGACGGGCTGGTGGCCTCGGCCCTGGGGCTGGGCGACCCGGCCGGTCCCGACGCGCCCGTCTCCCCGGCCGAGCGCACCGAGCGGCTGTGGAGCTCGGGCGAGCGCCCGGTGACGCGTTCGGTGCGCGGGCCGTGGCGCGAGCAGAGCCATGCGCTCGTGCGGACCGTGTCGTTCGCGGGGCAGGGGGTGGAGCAGCTGTCGGTGACGTACGGGGACTTCGCGCTGCCGCTGCAGGACGCGATGCTGGACCGGGCCTTCGAGTGCTGGGTGCACGCGGACGACATCGCGGCCGCGGTGGCCTATCCGTACGAGCCCCCGTCCGGCGCGCACCTGCACCGCATGATCGATCTGGCGGTCCGGCTGCTGCCCGCGGTGCTGGCCGCCCGGCGCCGGGCGGGTCTCGCGGCCCCGGCCCGCCGGCTGGTGGCGGCCGGTTCGCCCGGTCGCTCACTGCACCTGGAGGTGGAGGGCGCGGGCGGCGGCCACTGGTACATCGCGCTGGACTCGCCCGCGGCGGTGGGCGACCCGGACCACGCGGTCGCCCAGATCGCCCTCGACGGTGTGGAGTTCTGTCAGCTGGTCGCGGGCCATGTGCCGCCGGCGGACGCCGCGGCCGGTCAGGACGGGGACCGGGAGGCCGTGCGGGACGTGCTGTTCGCGGCCGCCTCGCTCTCCCGGCTCTGA
- a CDS encoding sigma-70 family RNA polymerase sigma factor, translating into MGKDTPPRWDRRMQQRLARGEAAALGELYDRFASLVHSQAHRVLDDDAAADQVTREVFGYVWENPDAYDPKQGSMRSWVARLTHSQAVHRLREQERAAAAESGGSAEDLEQKVRRASVAARADYIVTSMPAPLRAALELAYFQRRDYRQAAADLGVTEDEARRRLRLGLQLLATANTRALDGSSPPGPGRRR; encoded by the coding sequence ATGGGCAAGGACACACCACCTCGCTGGGACCGCAGGATGCAGCAGCGGCTGGCGCGGGGCGAGGCCGCCGCGCTCGGCGAGTTGTACGACCGGTTCGCCTCGCTCGTCCACAGCCAGGCCCACCGGGTGCTCGACGACGACGCGGCCGCCGACCAGGTGACGCGCGAGGTGTTCGGCTACGTGTGGGAGAACCCGGACGCATACGACCCCAAACAGGGCTCGATGCGCTCCTGGGTGGCGCGCCTCACCCACAGCCAGGCCGTCCACCGGCTGCGGGAGCAGGAGCGCGCGGCCGCAGCCGAGAGCGGCGGCAGCGCGGAGGACCTGGAGCAGAAGGTGCGCCGCGCGTCCGTCGCCGCCCGCGCGGACTACATCGTGACGTCGATGCCGGCGCCGCTGCGGGCGGCACTGGAGCTGGCGTACTTCCAGCGCAGGGACTACCGGCAGGCCGCCGCCGACCTCGGGGTCACCGAGGACGAGGCCCGCCGCAGACTGCGGCTCGGCCTGCAGCTGCTGGCGACGGCCAACACCCGTGCGCTGGACGGATCGTCGCCTCCCGGACCGGGGCGCCGCCGATGA
- a CDS encoding STAS domain-containing protein has protein sequence MLKVEQTEQTPWTILHIQGELDLVSSPEVRRHVHDAVAVGRRDLVLDLSGVLFCDSSGVGVLIASRRLLRSCRGRLRLILPARGAVDGSHVNRVLAALGVRRLFDVYEDVDAATGDETRPLSA, from the coding sequence ATGCTCAAGGTGGAACAGACCGAGCAGACCCCCTGGACGATACTGCACATTCAGGGCGAACTGGATCTGGTCAGCTCCCCCGAGGTCCGGCGGCACGTGCACGACGCCGTGGCCGTCGGACGCCGTGATCTCGTGCTGGACCTCTCCGGAGTGCTCTTCTGCGACTCCAGCGGCGTGGGAGTGCTGATCGCCTCGCGCCGCCTGCTGCGCTCCTGCCGCGGCCGCCTGCGGCTGATCCTGCCCGCCCGCGGAGCGGTCGACGGCTCCCATGTGAACCGGGTGCTCGCCGCCCTGGGGGTGCGCCGGCTGTTCGACGTGTACGAGGACGTGGACGCCGCCACCGGCGACGAGACGCGGCCCCTGTCCGCGTAA
- a CDS encoding EF-hand domain-containing protein, with protein MDSAEYERKIAHRFAEFDQDGNGYIDRADFSKAAAALLSEFGTTARSDKGQALYSGAEAFWQGMAGIADVDGDQRVSRQEFVTGAVKRLRDNPRRFAEIARPFLHAVVAIADEDGAGVTRAGAERVLRVLGVEPDRCTAVAAALDSDGDDRIGEDQILEAFAAYYVTSEPDTP; from the coding sequence ATGGACAGCGCAGAATACGAGCGCAAGATCGCCCACCGGTTCGCCGAGTTCGACCAGGACGGCAACGGCTACATCGATCGCGCGGACTTCAGCAAGGCGGCCGCGGCGCTCCTCTCCGAGTTCGGCACGACCGCGCGCTCCGACAAGGGGCAGGCCCTCTACTCGGGCGCGGAGGCGTTCTGGCAGGGCATGGCGGGCATCGCCGACGTCGACGGCGACCAGCGGGTCTCCCGCCAGGAATTCGTCACGGGCGCCGTGAAGCGCCTGCGGGACAACCCCCGCCGCTTCGCGGAGATCGCCCGCCCCTTCCTGCACGCGGTCGTCGCGATCGCCGACGAGGACGGCGCCGGGGTCACCAGGGCCGGCGCCGAGCGGGTGCTCCGCGTCCTCGGCGTCGAGCCCGACCGCTGCACGGCGGTGGCCGCCGCGCTGGACTCGGACGGGGACGACCGGATCGGCGAGGACCAGATCCTGGAGGCGTTCGCCGCCTACTACGTGACCTCGGAGCCCGACACCCCCTGA
- a CDS encoding ABC transporter substrate-binding protein → MTGRRRFSFPRPFRTATALAACTAAVGASIVACGVLPGGSAGAREPITVMTFAPEETRATNMPGMPAMAQAYAKYVNEKGGVDGHELRVLTCNEHNTTAGAAACARRAVAEGAVAVVGSYSQNGRAFMAPLEAAGIPYIGGYGVSEEEFTSYLSYPVNGGQAALLAGNGRQLADSCRRVSLVRPDTIAGDDLPVLLNTGLSEGDGRPSTDVRAAEDATEYLAEAERARDEAGSRSGCVTAVLGERTANFFDSFRRLPGDDGGVRISSVLSSVGQPLIDRTGGAGGPFEGAYMTGWYPEAGDARWGVMRQVIQDHAFGDDRIDPADAGVQTTWIAYTVLRKVIEALDRDSITSSAVSHALDTGVSVDTGGLTPALRWRFEDMLGVPGFPRIVNPNVTFQVVRDGRLVAQRPGFVNVGRTMSQAPMA, encoded by the coding sequence ATGACCGGTAGGCGACGCTTCTCCTTCCCCCGCCCCTTCAGGACCGCGACCGCCCTCGCCGCGTGCACGGCGGCCGTCGGCGCCTCGATCGTCGCGTGCGGAGTGCTCCCCGGCGGCTCCGCGGGGGCCAGGGAGCCGATCACCGTGATGACCTTCGCCCCCGAGGAGACCCGGGCCACGAACATGCCCGGGATGCCCGCCATGGCCCAGGCGTACGCCAAGTACGTCAACGAGAAGGGCGGCGTCGACGGCCACGAGCTGCGCGTGCTGACCTGCAACGAGCACAACACGACGGCGGGCGCGGCGGCCTGCGCCCGGCGGGCGGTCGCCGAGGGCGCGGTCGCCGTCGTCGGTTCGTACAGCCAGAACGGCCGGGCCTTCATGGCGCCGCTGGAGGCCGCGGGCATTCCGTACATCGGCGGTTACGGGGTGTCCGAGGAGGAGTTCACCAGCTATCTCTCCTACCCGGTCAACGGAGGCCAGGCGGCGCTCCTCGCCGGAAACGGCCGGCAGCTGGCGGACAGCTGCCGGAGGGTGTCGCTGGTGCGGCCCGACACGATCGCGGGTGACGACCTGCCGGTCCTGCTGAACACCGGGCTGTCCGAGGGCGACGGGCGGCCGTCCACCGACGTCAGGGCCGCGGAGGACGCCACCGAGTACCTGGCGGAGGCCGAGCGGGCCCGGGACGAGGCCGGCAGCCGGAGTGGCTGCGTCACGGCCGTGCTGGGCGAGCGCACCGCGAACTTCTTCGACTCCTTCCGCCGGCTCCCGGGGGACGACGGCGGTGTACGCATCTCCTCCGTCCTCAGCTCCGTCGGCCAGCCGCTGATCGACCGCACGGGCGGCGCCGGCGGGCCCTTCGAGGGCGCGTACATGACCGGCTGGTACCCGGAAGCGGGGGACGCCCGCTGGGGCGTGATGCGGCAGGTGATCCAGGACCACGCGTTCGGCGACGACCGGATCGACCCGGCGGACGCGGGGGTGCAGACCACCTGGATCGCGTACACCGTGCTGAGGAAGGTGATCGAGGCCCTCGACCGCGACAGCATCACCTCGAGCGCGGTCTCGCACGCGCTCGACACCGGCGTCAGCGTCGACACCGGCGGCCTCACGCCGGCGCTGCGCTGGCGCTTCGAGGACATGCTGGGTGTCCCGGGCTTTCCCCGGATCGTGAACCCCAACGTGACCTTCCAGGTCGTCCGGGACGGCCGTCTGGTCGCCCAGCGGCCGGGGTTCGTGAACGTGGGCCGGACGATGTCCCAGGCGCCCATGGCCTGA
- a CDS encoding SCO4402 family protein has translation MGDMPLNDMPWWRWRANVRSALHMFSDPAFHQETWLAGHEGYGDVTDAVYRLVEDTWLDNWSAEKYVGTIFRDSGEAALVDVAVLRVLRIMHQVGADAPVSAYMEHHGWPEAVRAARDAHVRLATNDGEDPDAPPRTLEVLRIMTRSA, from the coding sequence ATGGGCGACATGCCGCTCAACGACATGCCCTGGTGGCGCTGGCGTGCCAATGTGCGCTCGGCGCTTCACATGTTCTCCGACCCCGCCTTCCACCAGGAGACCTGGCTGGCAGGCCACGAGGGGTACGGCGATGTCACCGACGCCGTCTACCGGCTGGTCGAGGACACCTGGCTGGACAACTGGTCCGCCGAGAAGTACGTGGGGACGATCTTCCGGGACTCCGGTGAGGCCGCGCTCGTCGACGTGGCCGTGCTGCGGGTGCTGCGGATCATGCACCAGGTCGGCGCGGACGCGCCGGTCTCGGCGTACATGGAGCACCACGGCTGGCCGGAGGCCGTACGGGCCGCGCGGGACGCCCACGTACGGCTGGCGACCAACGACGGCGAGGACCCGGACGCTCCGCCGCGCACCCTGGAAGTGCTGCGGATCATGACGCGTTCCGCCTGA
- the purU gene encoding formyltetrahydrofolate deformylase — MTDQYVLTLSCPDKQGIVHAVSSYLFITGCNIEDSRQFGDRDTGLFFMRVHFSAEEPVTVEKLRAGFAAVGDSFSMDWQIHRADERMRVVLLVSKFGHCLNDLLFRSRIGALPVDIAAVVSNHTDFAELVASYDIPFRHIPVTKDNKPQAEAELLELVREENVELVVLARYMQVLSDDLCKQLSGRIINIHHSFLPSFKGAKPYHQAHARGVKLIGATAHYVTADLDEGPIIEQEVERVGHEVTPEQLVAVGRDVECQALARAVKWHAEHRILLNGHRTVVFA; from the coding sequence ATGACCGACCAGTACGTCCTCACGCTCTCCTGTCCGGACAAACAGGGCATCGTGCACGCCGTGTCCAGCTACCTGTTCATCACCGGCTGCAACATCGAGGACAGCCGGCAGTTCGGGGACCGGGACACCGGCCTGTTCTTCATGCGGGTGCACTTCTCGGCCGAGGAGCCGGTGACGGTGGAGAAGCTGCGGGCCGGCTTCGCCGCGGTGGGCGACTCGTTCTCCATGGACTGGCAGATCCACCGCGCCGACGAGCGCATGCGGGTCGTCCTGCTGGTCAGCAAGTTCGGCCACTGCCTGAACGACCTGCTGTTCCGGTCGAGGATCGGGGCCCTGCCGGTCGACATCGCGGCCGTGGTCTCCAACCACACCGACTTCGCGGAACTCGTCGCCTCCTACGACATCCCGTTCCGGCACATCCCCGTCACCAAGGACAACAAGCCGCAGGCCGAGGCGGAGCTGCTGGAGCTGGTGCGCGAGGAGAACGTCGAACTCGTCGTGCTCGCACGCTACATGCAGGTCCTGTCCGACGACCTCTGCAAGCAGCTGAGCGGCCGGATCATCAACATCCACCACTCCTTCCTGCCGAGCTTCAAGGGCGCGAAGCCGTACCACCAGGCGCACGCGCGCGGCGTGAAGCTCATCGGCGCGACGGCCCACTACGTGACGGCCGACCTGGACGAGGGCCCGATCATCGAGCAGGAGGTGGAGCGGGTCGGCCACGAGGTGACACCGGAACAGCTGGTCGCGGTCGGCCGCGACGTCGAGTGCCAGGCGCTGGCCCGCGCGGTGAAGTGGCACGCGGAGCACCGGATCCTCCTCAACGGCCACCGCACGGTGGTGTTCGCGTAG